A region of Campylobacter armoricus DNA encodes the following proteins:
- a CDS encoding BspA family leucine-rich repeat surface protein — MQNFKVLKALNLLQNGAIKSIDKDILKICDDAINELIDKVVVDSNKGKNIGDGIYIEFSEFICIDYNNDGYKDYSKSVRKELKKSSLYELRKILEDIIKGKSIESTLRDCAFYNKKGKFKPKHPNLCYIPFNLFELKILVEMEFISLGQIDLSYIKDLNQLFASYSMEIIHLHTNRKDFSGIESWDVSQIKYMNGLFKGLKDFNANLSKWKVTNVKDFEEMFCDCESFKSDLSKWKPKKAENINSMFHGAKSFDCDLSEWNLPSELVEQSNNIFSDCSLQNNPPSWYKAVFDMDNPSYELLCKLVKARDYKQAKIILEKIIPLQNEQYKHITQLCFYVPKGTISNAMPDEDFFSTLVKNAKSQGFHIPISDKVMHTCLRFDKLEYAKFLRTLGYKVVITEENKFGLSVALEHKLSTENKNILEFILDNLDSKINTTFFENIRLNQTPNRRFCDADDETLDFFFQELIKRYPKEMLDEKLLVMFVHSDLIYLLFKHGLKIDLKNIPYDLNIVGRYYLAPIQKMLAYEVKGRVSRFLQLLRHNLLRADSIIEYHTGVKAPALLIFLDNFKDRLDLDGKEYPIKDILIEFASHNVDIQKLGTFCDKDFYEILKLSEYKQEILKIFKK; from the coding sequence GTGCAAAATTTTAAAGTTTTAAAAGCTTTAAATTTATTACAAAATGGCGCTATTAAAAGCATCGACAAAGACATTTTAAAAATATGTGATGATGCTATAAATGAGTTAATCGATAAAGTTGTAGTAGATTCTAACAAAGGTAAAAATATAGGAGATGGTATTTATATAGAATTTAGTGAATTTATTTGCATTGATTATAACAATGATGGTTATAAAGATTATAGCAAGAGCGTAAGGAAAGAACTTAAAAAAAGCAGTCTTTACGAACTAAGAAAGATTTTAGAAGATATTATAAAAGGTAAAAGCATAGAAAGTACTTTGCGCGATTGTGCTTTTTATAATAAAAAAGGTAAATTTAAACCAAAACATCCAAATCTTTGCTATATTCCATTTAATCTTTTTGAATTAAAAATATTAGTAGAGATGGAATTTATATCTTTAGGGCAAATTGATTTAAGTTACATAAAAGACCTAAATCAACTTTTTGCTAGTTATTCTATGGAAATCATTCATTTGCATACAAATAGGAAAGATTTTAGCGGGATAGAGTCTTGGGATGTGAGCCAAATCAAATACATGAATGGACTTTTTAAAGGATTAAAAGATTTTAATGCAAACTTAAGCAAGTGGAAAGTTACAAATGTAAAAGATTTTGAAGAGATGTTTTGTGATTGTGAGTCTTTTAAAAGTGATTTATCTAAATGGAAACCAAAAAAAGCTGAAAATATCAATTCTATGTTTCATGGAGCAAAATCTTTTGACTGCGATTTAAGCGAATGGAATCTACCAAGCGAATTAGTAGAACAATCAAACAATATATTTAGCGACTGCTCTTTACAAAATAATCCACCTTCATGGTATAAAGCAGTATTTGATATGGATAATCCAAGCTATGAATTATTATGTAAGCTTGTTAAGGCGCGTGATTATAAGCAGGCTAAGATTATTTTAGAAAAAATAATTCCTTTGCAAAATGAACAATACAAACATATCACTCAGCTTTGTTTTTATGTACCAAAAGGAACGATAAGCAATGCAATGCCAGATGAGGATTTTTTTAGTACTCTTGTAAAAAATGCAAAATCTCAAGGCTTTCATATTCCTATTAGTGATAAAGTGATGCATACTTGTTTGCGTTTTGATAAACTAGAATATGCTAAATTTCTTAGAACATTAGGCTATAAAGTAGTAATTACTGAAGAAAACAAATTTGGTTTATCTGTTGCATTAGAACATAAGTTGAGCACAGAAAATAAAAATATTTTAGAGTTTATCTTGGATAATCTTGATAGTAAAATCAATACTACATTTTTTGAAAATATTAGACTTAATCAAACGCCTAATAGAAGATTTTGCGATGCAGATGATGAAACACTTGATTTTTTCTTTCAAGAATTAATAAAGCGTTACCCTAAAGAGATGCTTGATGAAAAACTACTAGTTATGTTTGTGCATAGCGATCTTATTTATTTACTTTTTAAACATGGATTAAAAATAGATTTAAAAAATATACCATATGATCTAAATATAGTAGGAAGGTATTACTTAGCGCCGATTCAGAAAATGCTCGCTTATGAAGTAAAGGGAAGAGTATCAAGATTTTTACAGCTTTTAAGACATAATTTATTGCGTGCAGATTCTATTATAGAATATCATACTGGAGTAAAAGCCCCTGCGTTGCTTATTTTTTTAGATAATTTTAAGGATAGACTAGACCTTGATGGTAAAGAATACCCAATAAAAGACATTTTAATAGAATTTGCAAGTCATAATGTAGATATACAAAAGCTTGGAACTTTTTGTGATAAAGATTTTTATGAAATTTTAAAATTAAGCGAATATAAACAAGAAATATTGAAAATTTTTAAAAAATAA